The genomic interval CGATTCCAGGACGCCCACATCCGTCCGCTGCTCGCCCTCCTGCTGCTGCTCGCGCTCGTCGCGGGCCCGCTCGCGATCGCCCCGTCGGCCGACGCGGCGACGAAGAAGCCGCTGGACATCGTGAAGATCGTCTACGACCCCTCGGGCCGCGACACGTGGAAGAACGGCCACCTGAACAAGGAGTACATCGTCCTGAAGAACACGGGGAAGAAGACCCTCTCGCTGACCGGGTACACGCTGCGCGACAACGGCCCGCAGCGCTTCCGCTTCCCCAAGGGCACGAAGATCAAGCCCGGCAAGACCCTCACGATCCGCTCGGGCAAGGGGAAGAACACCTCCTCAACCCTGTACTGGGGCACCAAGAGCTACATCTGGAACAACACCCACGACACCGCCCGGACCTACAACTCCAAGGGCAAGAAGCTCGAGTCCTGCACGTACAAGAAGCTCACCAAGAAGGCGACGAAGAAGTACGTGCGCACCACCGCGACGACCGCGTACTGCTGACTCCCGTCCGGCTCCCTTCCCTTCCCGTGCGTCACCTGCGCGCCCAGCCGGCGAGCAGGTGACGCACGGAGTGGGCGATAGAGTGGGAGGGCTCCCGCGACCTGGGACCGCGCCGGCGGTGTGCGTCCACTTCGCCCGAAGCCTCTGACCGCCCGCCGCTGCCGGTTCCCGCGCAGCCGGCCGTCCACGATCCCGGAGCCGCCCATGATCAACCTGGCGCTGGTCATC from Brachybacterium kimchii carries:
- a CDS encoding lamin tail domain-containing protein, translating into MHLPLLQRARFQDAHIRPLLALLLLLALVAGPLAIAPSADAATKKPLDIVKIVYDPSGRDTWKNGHLNKEYIVLKNTGKKTLSLTGYTLRDNGPQRFRFPKGTKIKPGKTLTIRSGKGKNTSSTLYWGTKSYIWNNTHDTARTYNSKGKKLESCTYKKLTKKATKKYVRTTATTAYC